A single region of the Cyclopterus lumpus isolate fCycLum1 chromosome 16, fCycLum1.pri, whole genome shotgun sequence genome encodes:
- the s100a1 gene encoding protein S100-A1, producing the protein MTSQLQTAMEGLIEVFHSYSGKEGDKYKLSKLELKSLLQGELADFLAASKDPRVVDKIFADLDENKDGEVDFQEFVVLVAALTVACNEFFIGCHESSVASKEHPASKKV; encoded by the exons ATGACCTCCCAGCTGCAGACCGCCATGGAGGGCCTCATCGAGGTGTTCCACTCCTACTCTGGAAAAGAAGGAGACAAGTACAAGCTGAGCAAGCTGGAGCTGAAGAGCCTGCTGCAGGGCGAGCTCGCCGACTTCCTGGCC GCCAGCAAGGACCCCCGCGTGGTGGACAAGATCTTCGCCGACCTGGATGAGAACAAGGACGGCGAAGTGGACTTCCAGGAGTTCGTGGTTCTGGTCGCCGCGCTCACCGTCGCCTGCAACGAGTTCTTCATCGGCTGCCACGAGAGCAGCGTGGCGAGCAAGGAGCACCCGGCCTCCAAGAAAGTCTAA